The following are encoded together in the Candidatus Nezhaarchaeales archaeon genome:
- the iorA gene encoding indolepyruvate ferredoxin oxidoreductase subunit alpha, translating into MTSVIAQDAPGRKFFLLGNEAIARGAVEAGVQVAASYPGTPASEILGTLAEVADELGIYVEWSTNEKVAFEVALAASICGLRAMASMKHVGVNVAHDSLMTAGYIGARGGLVLVTADDPWAWSSQNEQDNRWIAKQAYLPVLEPSDVQEAKDMMRDSFELSEKFKHPFMYRSVTRIGHARGDVVFGSINREKRTGTFIKDPSWLTYVPATARKNRPLMIQRLKEIGKAVNELPYNRLELVDGAEKGIIASGLSYAYAVEAVKWLGLEGKVSMLKLGTTYPIPEELVKKLLSSTKEVLVVEELEPFVELHVKAVAGEHGIPVKIHGKDYVPLIGELSTGAVTKAVAKLTGVKTPVDFEEIDRFSGQVAPLLPARPPILCPGCPHRASFYAVKRAAERAAKDYGENVKPIYPGDIGCYTLALLPPLQTVDTTICMGGSIGLANGFAHVLKAPIIPCLGDSTFFHAAIPALINAVYNNAKMTVVVLDNLATAMTGFQPHPGTGLTATGKPTAQIKIEDIAKGCGVPFVEVVDPYDLKKATDVMLRALRFEGPSLVVMRRDCALQAVRKMRQRREKIIPYRIDPEKCKRCDVCIKAFACPAIMRELKEKGAFGDYYIDQSMCMGCGVCAQICPYRAIIKAEEVKRSS; encoded by the coding sequence ATGACGTCGGTAATAGCTCAGGATGCTCCGGGTAGAAAGTTCTTCCTACTAGGTAACGAGGCAATAGCGCGCGGAGCCGTAGAAGCAGGTGTTCAAGTAGCAGCCTCCTACCCCGGAACGCCGGCCAGCGAAATACTCGGAACGCTAGCCGAGGTAGCCGACGAGCTCGGAATATACGTGGAGTGGTCGACGAACGAGAAGGTCGCCTTCGAAGTGGCTCTAGCAGCCTCCATATGCGGGCTTAGGGCCATGGCCTCCATGAAGCACGTAGGCGTTAACGTCGCCCACGACTCCCTAATGACCGCGGGCTACATAGGAGCTAGGGGAGGCCTAGTACTAGTAACGGCAGACGACCCTTGGGCTTGGAGCTCTCAAAACGAGCAGGATAATAGGTGGATCGCGAAGCAGGCCTACCTACCGGTCTTGGAGCCCTCGGATGTTCAGGAGGCCAAGGACATGATGAGGGACTCCTTCGAACTCTCCGAGAAGTTTAAACACCCCTTCATGTATAGGTCGGTAACCAGGATTGGCCACGCTAGGGGCGACGTAGTCTTCGGAAGCATTAACAGGGAGAAGCGGACCGGGACGTTCATTAAGGACCCATCCTGGCTAACCTACGTTCCTGCAACAGCCAGAAAGAACAGGCCCCTAATGATCCAGAGGCTTAAGGAGATAGGTAAAGCCGTTAACGAACTACCCTACAACCGCCTCGAACTAGTTGATGGGGCTGAGAAGGGCATAATAGCTTCAGGCCTATCCTACGCCTACGCCGTTGAAGCCGTTAAGTGGCTAGGGCTAGAAGGGAAGGTATCCATGCTAAAACTCGGAACAACCTACCCCATCCCGGAGGAACTAGTTAAGAAGCTCCTAAGCTCAACTAAGGAGGTTCTAGTAGTGGAAGAGCTCGAACCCTTCGTGGAGCTACACGTTAAAGCCGTAGCCGGCGAACACGGTATACCCGTTAAAATCCACGGTAAGGACTACGTCCCCTTAATAGGCGAGCTTTCAACGGGAGCCGTGACGAAGGCGGTAGCTAAGCTTACAGGCGTTAAAACACCAGTAGACTTCGAGGAGATAGATAGGTTTAGCGGTCAAGTAGCCCCACTACTACCCGCTAGGCCCCCAATCCTATGCCCAGGCTGCCCCCATCGCGCCTCCTTCTACGCCGTTAAGAGGGCCGCGGAAAGAGCCGCTAAAGACTATGGGGAGAACGTTAAACCCATATACCCCGGCGATATAGGCTGCTACACGCTCGCCCTACTCCCACCCCTTCAAACCGTTGACACCACCATATGCATGGGTGGAAGCATAGGTTTAGCCAACGGCTTCGCCCACGTTCTTAAAGCACCCATCATACCCTGCCTAGGCGATTCAACCTTCTTCCACGCCGCTATACCGGCCCTGATAAACGCCGTATACAACAACGCCAAGATGACCGTGGTAGTACTCGACAACCTAGCCACGGCCATGACGGGCTTCCAACCACACCCTGGAACGGGGTTAACCGCCACGGGCAAACCCACCGCCCAGATTAAAATAGAGGATATAGCCAAGGGCTGCGGAGTACCCTTCGTGGAGGTTGTAGACCCCTACGACCTAAAGAAGGCAACCGACGTCATGCTTCGAGCGCTCCGCTTCGAAGGCCCCTCACTAGTAGTAATGAGGAGGGACTGCGCCCTACAAGCCGTTAGGAAGATGAGGCAGCGAAGAGAAAAAATAATCCCATACCGCATAGACCCGGAGAAGTGTAAAAGGTGCGACGTCTGCATAAAGGCTTTCGCCTGCCCAGCCATAATGAGGGAGCTTAAGGAGAAGGGAGCCTTCGGAGACTACTACATAGATCAGTCCATGTGCATGGGCTGCGGCGTATGCGCCCAAATCTGCCCATACCGCGCAATCATT
- a CDS encoding 2-hydroxyacyl-CoA dehydratase family protein, with the protein MPGKAGGRLQTIRGFYRNYVKKHYEEAHRFKAQGGRIAWALSTTPVEILYAFNFYPVWPENYSSVCAALQASVMLAERAEKQGFSKDLCSYCRIGLGSTFDPSGAPEGGLPKPDLLVATSCACDIHLKWFQVVSRKLNVPLLFLDVPYNKSGHPPQGLEDYYVKRYVAELERMIYFLERFTGTKLDQAKLRRIIELSNECSDLWLEVMAYRRAIPCPMGAEDAFSAVFFMLGYAGTEEAVSFYRKLRDEVKWRVENGIGVLEDERFRLAWDNIPLWYNLGFFDYLKGFGAIVAIESFSLTWAGSLNPSKPLESLARKHLANIANSSIDYKKNLFLRLAKEYSLDGVILPLNWGCKHMSIGEVEVKNELQEKLGVPSLILEVDAADPRGFIEAQVKSKVESFIELMKQAKQAKR; encoded by the coding sequence ATGCCCGGGAAGGCTGGTGGAAGGCTTCAAACAATACGCGGCTTCTATAGGAACTACGTGAAGAAGCACTACGAGGAAGCCCATAGGTTTAAGGCCCAAGGAGGGAGGATAGCGTGGGCCCTTTCAACAACGCCGGTCGAAATACTCTACGCCTTCAACTTCTACCCCGTTTGGCCGGAGAACTATTCATCGGTATGCGCAGCCCTACAAGCCTCCGTTATGCTAGCTGAAAGAGCCGAGAAGCAGGGCTTCTCCAAGGACTTATGCTCCTACTGTAGGATAGGCCTAGGATCAACCTTCGACCCTAGTGGGGCCCCGGAGGGAGGGCTACCTAAACCGGACCTACTAGTAGCTACTAGTTGCGCCTGCGATATACACCTTAAATGGTTCCAGGTGGTAAGTAGGAAGCTTAACGTACCCCTACTATTCCTCGACGTACCCTACAATAAATCCGGCCACCCCCCTCAAGGCTTGGAGGATTACTACGTTAAACGCTACGTAGCCGAACTGGAACGTATGATCTACTTCCTCGAGCGCTTCACCGGTACGAAGCTCGACCAAGCAAAGCTTAGAAGGATAATCGAGCTCTCCAATGAATGTAGCGACCTATGGCTGGAGGTAATGGCGTACCGTAGGGCCATACCATGCCCCATGGGGGCTGAGGACGCCTTTTCAGCCGTCTTCTTCATGCTCGGCTACGCCGGAACCGAGGAAGCGGTAAGCTTCTACAGGAAGCTAAGGGACGAGGTTAAGTGGAGGGTTGAAAACGGGATCGGGGTACTGGAGGATGAAAGGTTTAGGCTAGCCTGGGATAACATACCCCTATGGTATAACCTAGGCTTCTTCGACTACCTCAAGGGCTTCGGAGCCATCGTAGCCATAGAGTCCTTCTCCCTTACCTGGGCCGGTAGCTTAAACCCGTCCAAGCCACTCGAAAGCCTAGCTAGGAAGCACCTAGCCAACATAGCCAACTCCAGCATAGACTACAAGAAGAACCTATTCCTAAGGCTAGCCAAGGAGTACAGCCTAGACGGAGTAATACTGCCCCTTAACTGGGGCTGTAAGCACATGTCCATAGGTGAAGTAGAGGTAAAAAACGAGCTTCAAGAAAAACTCGGCGTACCAAGCTTAATCCTAGAGGTTGACGCCGCCGATCCTAGGGGCTTTATCGAAGCGCAGGTTAAGTCTAAGGTTGAATCCTTCATCGAGTTAATGAAGCAAGCCAAACAGGCGAAAAGGTGA
- a CDS encoding 2-hydroxyacyl-CoA dehydratase family protein gives MEALKRMEEGLKRRHELAKGWKGKGVRVVGWISSYTPEEIIKASGALPVRVLGALGATPYADVYLPTNMCPYLRSCFNLAKTYSYLDGLVVSNACDSLGKMFDVWRYHAGTPYTWMINTPHTNTEDAQSFFLEELERFKDSLSSFLKVEVNEDSLIDAIRVYNETRRLLKELYELRRMNPPPIYGGEALEAVLYSSVAPKEEVNELLKLLVGGVKEAQGRVKEGVRILISGSIMDSKEIVDVVETSGGVVVADDICTGSRYFWEPVEEGGNPLKSIAKRYLNRAPSAFMMNSYDRFNFTKDMIKRFNVDAVIIFTLKFCDPYLMDAPILMEELKAEGIPALHLEWDETSPALAGLKTRVEAFIEMVKG, from the coding sequence GTGGTCGGCTGGATATCCTCCTATACGCCTGAGGAGATCATTAAGGCTTCGGGGGCTCTACCGGTTAGGGTTCTAGGGGCGCTTGGAGCTACGCCGTACGCGGACGTCTACCTACCGACCAACATGTGCCCATACCTTAGATCCTGCTTCAACCTAGCTAAAACCTATAGCTACCTAGACGGCTTAGTAGTATCTAATGCTTGCGATAGCCTAGGTAAGATGTTCGACGTATGGAGGTATCACGCCGGTACACCTTACACGTGGATGATAAATACGCCGCATACCAATACTGAGGACGCTCAAAGCTTCTTCCTAGAGGAGCTTGAAAGGTTTAAGGATTCTTTAAGCTCCTTCCTAAAGGTCGAGGTTAACGAGGATTCCTTAATAGACGCCATAAGGGTTTATAATGAAACTAGGCGCCTCCTAAAGGAGCTTTACGAGCTTAGGAGGATGAACCCCCCACCGATCTACGGGGGTGAAGCCCTTGAAGCGGTACTTTATAGCTCCGTAGCCCCTAAGGAGGAGGTTAACGAGCTACTAAAACTATTAGTAGGTGGGGTTAAGGAGGCTCAAGGCAGGGTTAAGGAAGGCGTTAGGATACTAATATCGGGTAGCATTATGGATTCGAAGGAGATCGTAGACGTAGTGGAAACATCGGGAGGGGTAGTGGTCGCGGACGATATATGTACGGGGTCTAGGTACTTCTGGGAACCCGTTGAGGAAGGAGGTAACCCGCTTAAATCCATAGCTAAACGCTACCTAAATAGGGCGCCGAGCGCCTTCATGATGAATAGCTACGATAGGTTTAACTTCACCAAGGATATGATTAAACGGTTTAACGTAGACGCCGTCATCATATTTACGCTTAAATTCTGCGACCCCTACCTCATGGACGCCCCGATACTTATGGAGGAGCTTAAAGCTGAAGGGATCCCAGCCCTACACCTCGAATGGGATGAAACATCGCCGGCCCTAGCAGGCCTTAAAACCAGGGTTGAAGCCTTCATAGAGATGGTTAAAGGGTGA